The Mercurialis annua linkage group LG8, ddMerAnnu1.2, whole genome shotgun sequence genome window below encodes:
- the LOC126661347 gene encoding uncharacterized RNA-binding protein C1827.05c, producing the protein MKAKAKKALGKNLKKKLALASSSPAQLSNEKSTTTATAADFLPLEGGRKLSAKQKGENSNNKNKATVLYMGRIPHGFYEKEMQDYFSQFGNIKRLRIARNKKTGKSKHYGFIEFEDPEVAEVVADCMHNYLLFEHLLQVHLIPPEHVHPKLWRGFDYRYTPFDWVQVEQKRLNKDRTLEEHKKLVEKIMKRDKKRQKKIDAAGLDYECPEMVGDVMPAPKRIKFDED; encoded by the exons ATGAAAGCAAAGGCAAAGAAAGCTTTAGGGAAGAACTTGAAGAAGAAGCTAGCTCTAGCTTCTTCTTCTCCAGCTCAATTATCCAATGAAAAATCCACAACTACTGCTACAGCTGCTGATTTCCTG CCGTTGGAAGGTGGGCGTAAATTAAGTGCAAAACAAAAAGGGGagaatagtaataataaaaataaagcaaCAGTGCTGTATATGGGTAGGATTCCTCATGGTTTCTATGAGAAAGAAATGCAAG ATTACTTTTCCCAGTTTGGTAATATCAAGAGATTGAGAATTGCTAGGAATAAAAAG ACTGGAAAGTCAAAGCATTATGGATTCATCGAATTTGAAGATCCTGAG GTGGCAGAAGTTGTTGCAGATTGTATGCATAACTACCTGTTGTTTGAGCATCTCTTGCAAGTCCATCTTATCCCTCCAGAACATGTTCATCCAAAATT ATGGAGAGGTTTCGATTATCGGTACACTCCATTTGACTGGGTCCAAGTTGAACAAAAACGGCTGAACAAG GATAGAACACTTGAGGAGCACAAGAAATTGGTGGAAAAGATAATGAAGCGAGATAAAAAGCGGCAAAAAAAGATAGATGCAGCGGGTTTGGATTATGAGTGCCCTGAAATG GTGGGTGACGTCATGCCTGCTCCAAAGAGGATCAAGTTTGATGAAGATTAG
- the LOC126659665 gene encoding trihelix transcription factor PTL-like produces MSEHHHNHHHHHRHQYGLPDFRQLMSGRTQFEAHPEATTDSSFLQTRNNLPPQILTHHFSHHDSIIPVASHELMLPASGLIKLGHDHYCTNTNYTTTSAATATNFGSFFGAEMDNGWVGNDAASSSRWPRQETLTLLEIRSRLDSRFKEANQKGPIWDEVSRIMGEEHGYQRSGKKCREKFENLYKYYKKTREGKAGRQDGKHYRFFRQLEALYGETSSNQLASASAETTTHLPNTTTAFLYQSNTSINQENQEMTNYKHSDQSLSFSNTSEFETSSSENNDDDLSAMAFNMMNRTSEKHKKKKNWKGKVKEFVDIEMKKLVEKQEAWMEKMLKSIEDREQERMFKEEEWTKQESAKLDRMHEFWAKERAWIEARDVALMEVLKQCSKNYKGIELSSSIEEIAIATQSHYNEVKASSKWSEQEIYSLIQIRTASETRFQESSKYSNDGLWEEIAEKMASLGYDRSVDECKNKWEIMRKENLRSNNYFQQLDPYNGQELDKSEGMKIGQMHGSFFHQEL; encoded by the exons ATGAGTGAACACCATcacaaccaccaccaccaccaccgccatCAATACGGCTTACCGGACTTCCGGCAACTAATGAGCGGAAGAACCCAATTCGAAGCTCACCCAGAAGCCACAACCGACTCATCCTTTCTCCAAACTAGAAACAATCTCCCCCCACAAATATTAACACACCATTTCAGTCACCATGACTCCATTATACCAGTCGCTAGCCATGAACTAATGTTGCCCGCCAGTGGCTTGATTAAGCTGGGCCATGACCACTACTGTACTAACACTAATTATACCACTACTAGTGCTGCAACAGCTACAAATTTTGGCTCATTTTTTGGTGCTGAAATGGACAACGGGTGGGTTGGTAATGATGCTGCGAGTAGTAGTAGATGGCCGAGACAAGAAACTCTTACTCTTCTTGAGATCAGATCTAGGCTTGATTCAAGGTTTAAAGAAGCTAATCAGAAGGGTCCTATTTGGGATGAAGTTTCCAG AATAATGGGTGAGGAACATGGTTACCAAAGAAGTGGGAAGAAATGTAGAGAAAAATTTGAGAATTTATACAAATACTACAAGAAAACAAGGGAAGGTAAAGCTGGAAGACAAGATGGTAAACATTACAGATTCTTTCGCCAACTCGAAGCTCTTTACGGAGAAACAAGCAGCAATCAATTAGCTTCAGCTTCGGCAGAAACAACTACTCATTTGcctaatactactactgcatTTCTTTATCAAAGCAACACTAGTATTAaccaagaaaatcaagaaatgACCAACTATAAGCATAGTGATCAAAGCCTAAGTTTCTCCAACACATCGGAGTTCGAAACTTCTTCTTCGGAGAACAACGATGATGATCTTTCGGCTATGGCGTTTAATATGATGAACCGAACGTCGGAGAAgcataaaaagaagaagaattggaAAGGAAAGGTTAAGGAATTTGTtgatattgaaatgaaaaagttGGTGGAAAAACAAGAAGCTTGGATGGAGAAAATGCTGAAGAGTATTGAAGATAGAGAACAAGAAAGAATGtttaaagaagaagaatggACAAAGCAAGAGTCAGCTAAGTTAGATAGAATGCATGAATTTTGGGCTAAAGAGAGAGCTTGGATTGAAGCTAGAGATGTTGCTTTAATGGAAGTTTTAAAGCAATGTTCAAAGAATTATAAAGGAATAGAATTGTCATCTTCTATTGAGGAAATTGCAATAGCAACTCAAAGCCATTACAATGAAGTGAAAGCTAGTAGTAAATGGAGTGAACAAGAGATTTACAGCTTAATACAAATCAGAACAGCATCAGAAACAAGATTTCAAGAAAGTTCCAAATATTCAAATGATGGTTTATGGGAAGAAATAGCTGAAAAAATGGCTAGTTTAGGGTATGATAGAAGTGTTGATGAATGCAAAAATAAATGGGAGATTATGAGGAAAGAAAATTTGAGAAGTAACAATTATTTTCAACAACTTGATCCTTACAATGGACAAGAATTAGATAAATCTGAGGGCATGAAGATTGGTCAAATGCATGGCAGCTTTTTTCATCAAGAACTCTAG
- the LOC126661899 gene encoding GDSL esterase/lipase 7-like — MTKMSLLTVLLVLYNMPKFSYGGALAPALYVFGDSLVDSGNNNYLTTIARANYFPYGVNFAQGPAGRFTNGRTIADFFAEYLGLPYPPPCVNLKTSILTPTTGINYASGSCGILFETGKLVGNCLSLDAQIELFEAAISLKLQYLFRSKNELSKYLADSIFLFSVGSNDYIINYLVPYSQSSQNYNPQQFAQLLLNKLSENLQKMYNLGARKMIVFELGPIGCIPYFAKKAAAGKCMEETNKIVGFFNNNLGNMLKKLEAILPGVKFVHGQSYSLCYDANINPQKYGLIDSSNPCCTTWSNGTSSCIPLVTPCPAPNKLYFFDAFHPTESVYSLIASRCINDNSACSPTISQLVKL; from the exons atgacaaaaatgtCACTTTTAACAGTATTGTTAGTTTTGTATAATATGCCAAAGTTTTCATATGGTGGGGCATTGGCCCCTGCATTATATGTTTTTGGGGATTCTTTGGTTGATAGTGGGAACAATAATTATTTGACAACCATTGCTAGGGCAAATTATTTTCCTTATGGTGTCAATTTTGCCCAAGGACCTGCAGGAAGATTCACCAATGGCAGAACTATTGCTGATTTTTTTG CTGAATACCTGGGGCTGCCATACCCGCCACCATGCGTTAATTTAAAGACTTCAATCCTCACACCAACAACTGGTATTAATTATGCATCTGGCTCATGTGGCATCCTTTTTGAAACTGGAAAACTTGTT GGAAATTGCTTGAGTTTGGATGCCcaaattgaattgtttgaagCAGCAATTTCACTAAAGCTACAATACCTCTTCAGAAGCAAAAATGAGCTATCAAAATACTTGGCAGATTCTATATTTCTATTTTCTGTTGGTAGTAATGATTATATTATTAACTACCTTGTCCCCTATTCTCAATCAAGTCAAAATTACAATCCTCAACAATTTGCTCAACTTCTCTTGAATAAACTCTCTGAGAATCTCCAG AAAATGTATAATTTGGGAGCAAGAAAGATGATAGTATTCGAATTGGGACCGATCGGGTGCATCCCGTACTTCGCAAAGAAAGCGGCTGCCGGAAAATGCATGgaagaaacaaacaaaatagTCGGTTTCTTCAACAACAATCTTGGAAATATGCTCAAAAAATTAGAAGCAATTCTTCCGGGAGTAAAGTTTGTTCATGGTCAATCTTATTCCCTATGCTATGACGCCAATATCAACCCTCAAAAATATG GTTTGATCGATTCAAGTAATCCATGTTGCACAACGTGGAGCAATGGGACGTCTTCATGCATTCCGTTGGTAACGCCATGTCCAGCTCCGAacaaattatacttttttgatGCTTTCCATCCGACTGAATCTGTTTATTCTCTCATCGCATCCCGTTGTATCAATGACAATTCTGCATGCTCTCCAACAATTAGTCAGCTTGTAAAACTCTAA